The following proteins are co-located in the Gemmatimonadaceae bacterium genome:
- the rpoN gene encoding RNA polymerase factor sigma-54 has product MSQSTQLRQELKINPRLYQAMDLLYMPLLDLQQHLKQELLNNPFLDLVDQEDEEEDDQAEPEAPAENPEEKERGDEIDWEEILLDGFDTAGGRREEYEEREYYEPVTVATRDLSDHLREQVSLLALNPRELLLADELLGNINDDGYLASTIEDIVRVLNELITHAAEENDREMADIPLYTTADGEAMLKTVQELDPAGVGARDLRECLLLQLEEAGLNQSVPYRLVHDCFDELIAHRWSEISKRFGITATDVQKAADEIAKLDPKPGLRFRSGDENYIIPDLIVDKIDGHYHIFLNDANLPRLKLSRAYQEIARDKKKFEGENKEFISNKLNSANWMIQAIEQRRQTMLKVMNYIVDRQREFFEKGVQFLKPLTLREVAEVINMHESTVSRVTNEKFVQTPRGVLALKFFFSSGLATTDGDDVSARGIKAQLEKLVQDEDPKHPLTDQAIVNILREDGVQIARRTVAKYRDQLGVLSARMRKRI; this is encoded by the coding sequence ATGAGTCAGTCCACACAGCTCAGGCAGGAGCTGAAGATCAACCCGCGGCTGTACCAGGCGATGGACCTGCTCTATATGCCGCTGCTCGACCTGCAGCAACACCTCAAACAGGAACTCCTCAACAACCCGTTCCTCGATCTTGTCGACCAGGAAGATGAAGAAGAGGACGATCAAGCCGAGCCGGAAGCACCCGCCGAAAACCCGGAGGAGAAAGAACGGGGCGACGAGATCGACTGGGAAGAAATTCTTCTCGACGGATTCGATACTGCCGGGGGGCGACGTGAAGAATACGAAGAGCGCGAATATTACGAGCCGGTCACGGTAGCGACTCGCGATCTGAGTGACCACCTGCGCGAGCAGGTGAGCCTGCTCGCATTGAATCCCCGCGAGCTTCTGCTCGCCGACGAGTTGCTGGGCAACATCAATGACGACGGCTATCTCGCCTCCACGATTGAAGATATCGTCAGAGTGCTCAACGAGCTGATCACTCACGCGGCAGAGGAAAACGATCGTGAGATGGCGGACATCCCGCTCTACACGACGGCCGACGGCGAAGCGATGCTGAAGACGGTGCAGGAACTTGATCCCGCCGGCGTTGGGGCGCGGGACCTTCGCGAATGCCTGTTGCTTCAGCTCGAGGAAGCCGGCCTCAACCAGTCAGTACCATATCGGCTGGTCCACGATTGCTTCGATGAGCTCATCGCTCATCGCTGGAGCGAGATTTCGAAGCGGTTTGGAATCACCGCCACCGACGTGCAGAAAGCTGCTGACGAGATAGCCAAGCTCGATCCGAAACCCGGACTGCGTTTCAGGTCGGGCGACGAAAATTATATAATTCCCGATCTCATCGTCGATAAGATCGACGGCCACTATCACATCTTTCTGAATGACGCCAATCTACCCCGTCTCAAACTGAGTCGCGCCTACCAGGAGATCGCGCGCGACAAGAAGAAGTTCGAAGGCGAGAACAAGGAATTCATCTCGAACAAGCTCAACTCTGCGAACTGGATGATCCAGGCCATCGAGCAGCGACGGCAGACCATGCTCAAGGTCATGAACTATATCGTCGACCGTCAGCGGGAGTTCTTCGAGAAGGGTGTACAGTTTCTCAAGCCTTTGACTCTTCGCGAGGTCGCTGAAGTGATCAACATGCACGAGTCAACGGTGAGCCGCGTGACGAACGAGAAGTTCGTTCAGACACCCCGGGGTGTGCTGGCATTGAAATTCTTTTTTTCCTCAGGGCTCGCAACAACGGACGGTGATGACGTATCCGCACGAGGCATCAAGGCTCAACTCGAAAAACTCGTGCAGGATGAGGATCCCAAGCATCCGCTCACAGACCAGGCGATCGTCAACATTCTCCGGGAGGACGGCGTGCAGATCGCGAGACGCACTGTCGCCAAATACCGCGATCAACTTGGAGTGCTCTCAGCCCGCATGCGCAAACGGATATGA
- a CDS encoding glycosyltransferase family 2 protein — MTALQVDPAPFTGGTPLTPRTGVPVVSVLVPAKDEADNLSLFMEQAAATLASEPGKYEVIVVDDGSIDGTWEVLQSLAARYAFLHPARHRVRRGIAESLRTGYLNARGSILVFYPADLQYLPEDIPRLVAPIIAGASDMVTGYKQGEYEKAFVSGVYNKLSRSLFNVPVRDLNSVKAYRREVMDSLPARPDWHRYMVVMAVAQGFSVTEVPVPLYPRHAGKSKFGLCRIPVGVIDMLAVWFELRFAKKPLLLFGMLGAGLFLIGVLAGISALLWLIFADEGVRAVWTLIQSCLILGSVFFATGFIGELVAAQRAETRELRARIEELAQGRDGNLTR; from the coding sequence ATGACCGCGTTGCAGGTCGATCCTGCCCCGTTTACAGGAGGTACGCCGCTCACGCCTCGCACCGGTGTGCCGGTCGTCAGCGTACTCGTCCCGGCAAAGGATGAAGCCGATAATCTGTCGCTATTCATGGAACAGGCGGCGGCGACCTTGGCCAGCGAACCAGGGAAGTACGAGGTGATTGTGGTTGACGACGGTTCCATCGACGGTACCTGGGAGGTACTTCAGTCTCTCGCCGCCCGGTATGCGTTCCTTCATCCGGCCCGTCACCGCGTGAGGCGCGGAATCGCCGAGTCTCTTCGGACGGGTTACCTGAATGCTCGCGGGTCGATTCTCGTCTTCTATCCGGCCGATCTCCAGTATCTGCCTGAAGACATTCCCAGGCTCGTTGCTCCCATCATTGCCGGTGCTTCGGACATGGTGACCGGGTACAAGCAAGGTGAGTACGAGAAAGCGTTCGTTTCAGGAGTGTACAACAAACTCAGCCGGTCTCTGTTCAATGTCCCGGTTCGCGACCTCAATTCGGTAAAGGCGTATCGGAGGGAAGTGATGGACTCTCTGCCCGCACGCCCGGATTGGCACCGCTACATGGTAGTCATGGCCGTCGCACAGGGCTTTTCTGTGACCGAAGTTCCGGTGCCGCTGTACCCCCGGCACGCGGGCAAATCCAAGTTCGGGCTCTGTAGAATTCCGGTTGGCGTGATCGACATGCTGGCGGTGTGGTTCGAGCTGAGATTTGCCAAAAAGCCGTTGCTGCTTTTCGGGATGCTTGGCGCCGGACTTTTCCTGATTGGCGTTCTCGCGGGTATTTCAGCGCTGCTATGGCTGATTTTCGCGGATGAAGGGGTGCGGGCCGTGTGGACGTTGATTCAGAGTTGTCTCATCCTTGGAAGCGTTTTCTTCGCCACTGGCTTCATCGGAGAACTTGTTGCCGCACAACGCGCAGAGACTCGCGAGCTTCGCGCGCGAATCGAGGAGCTGGCGCAGGGAAGGGACGGAAACCTGACCCGATAG